A single Silvibacterium dinghuense DNA region contains:
- a CDS encoding DUF1501 domain-containing protein has protein sequence MHSNFSYPSRRGFLRMSGAGFGHLALTGLLGSLAKTAAAADLNTNNPLAPKRPPLPAKAKRIIFLFMEGAMSTVDTFEYKPELQRRDGKPGPGGGTITASKFQFKQYGQSGAWFSELLPHIAGHADEYCFLRGLYTDTPAHPQAVVQLHTGSANASLTRPSMGSWLLYGLGTENQNLPGYIVINPPVSFGGAANYGSAFLPAYYQGTAITDKGVMPNIQASTSRGLERQQIDLIQDLNREVAAAPGAPEAVEGIIKSYELGFRMQDSVPELLDISKEPQHVLDAYGVKPGIEGSFARQCLMARRLSEAGVRFVEIRQPGWDHHTNLHNGLIEETRRVDQPTAALLADLKQRGLLDETLVLFGSEFGRLPTSQGADGRDHNITGYAMFLAGAGVKKGYSHGNTDELGMAAVDGRMHINDLHATLLGLMGIDHERLTYRYAGRDFRLTDVAGVVQRDVFA, from the coding sequence ATGCACTCGAATTTTTCCTATCCATCCCGCAGAGGTTTTCTGCGCATGTCCGGCGCGGGCTTCGGCCACCTTGCGCTAACCGGCCTGCTGGGTTCATTGGCGAAGACCGCCGCCGCAGCCGACCTCAACACGAATAACCCGCTCGCGCCCAAGCGGCCGCCGCTTCCTGCCAAGGCAAAGCGCATCATCTTCCTCTTCATGGAAGGCGCAATGTCGACAGTAGACACCTTCGAGTATAAGCCGGAACTGCAACGCCGCGATGGCAAGCCAGGCCCGGGAGGCGGCACCATCACCGCATCCAAATTCCAGTTCAAGCAATACGGACAGTCGGGCGCATGGTTCTCCGAGCTTCTGCCTCATATCGCCGGGCACGCCGATGAATACTGCTTCCTGCGCGGTCTCTACACCGACACGCCGGCGCATCCGCAAGCAGTTGTGCAGCTCCATACGGGCAGCGCGAATGCCTCGCTCACGCGCCCCAGCATGGGCTCATGGCTGCTTTACGGTCTGGGCACGGAGAACCAGAATCTGCCCGGCTACATCGTCATCAACCCGCCGGTTTCTTTTGGTGGCGCAGCGAACTACGGCAGCGCATTTCTGCCTGCGTACTACCAGGGAACAGCCATTACCGACAAAGGCGTGATGCCGAACATCCAGGCATCCACGTCGCGTGGGCTGGAACGCCAGCAGATCGACCTGATTCAGGATCTCAATCGCGAAGTAGCCGCAGCGCCAGGCGCGCCGGAAGCAGTGGAAGGCATCATCAAATCCTACGAGCTGGGCTTTCGCATGCAGGACAGCGTGCCCGAACTTCTGGATATCTCAAAGGAGCCGCAGCATGTCCTCGATGCGTATGGCGTGAAGCCCGGCATCGAAGGCTCATTCGCCCGCCAGTGCCTGATGGCGCGCCGGCTCAGCGAAGCCGGCGTGCGTTTTGTCGAGATACGCCAGCCAGGCTGGGATCATCACACGAATCTGCATAACGGCCTCATCGAAGAGACCCGCCGCGTCGATCAGCCGACCGCCGCGCTGCTTGCCGATCTCAAACAGCGCGGACTGCTCGATGAAACACTCGTGCTCTTCGGCTCGGAGTTCGGTCGCCTGCCCACCTCGCAGGGCGCGGACGGGCGCGATCACAATATCACTGGATACGCCATGTTCCTGGCCGGTGCCGGCGTCAAAAAGGGCTACAGCCATGGCAATACAGACGAACTCGGCATGGCCGCAGTCGATGGCCGCATGCACATCAACGATCTGCATGCCACGCTGCTGGGCCTGATGGGAATCGACCACGAGCGCTTGACCTATCGCTACGCCGGACGCGATTTCCGGCTCACCGATGTCGCAGGAGTTGTCCAGCGCGATGTCTTCGCCTGA
- a CDS encoding pirin family protein, translating to MSVRPVKRLVQSQETMEGAGVRLRRAFGFGNTNEVDPFLLLDDFRGDAERDYIAGFPWHPHRGIETITYVLAGEVEHGDSLGNRGVIGTGDVQWMTAGSGIIHQEMPKGNAIGQMHGFQLWGNLPSHMKMTAPRYQEIKAEEIPEVVDNDGTRVKVVSGEFWGKKGPVEGVAAEPIYLDISLAPGRERSIPVETLRNAFAYVFAGKAQFRGASDPQAVLTEYVGREDEGPVAGNRSLVIFDRGDEIRVRAGEEGARFLLVSGKPLEEPVAWRGPIVMNTQEELRQAFHELHTGEFLKTGK from the coding sequence ATGTCGGTTCGTCCAGTCAAGAGACTCGTACAGTCACAGGAGACCATGGAGGGTGCGGGCGTCCGCCTGCGGCGCGCATTTGGGTTCGGAAACACGAACGAGGTCGATCCATTCCTGCTGCTCGATGACTTCCGCGGCGACGCCGAGCGCGATTACATTGCAGGCTTCCCATGGCATCCGCACCGCGGCATCGAGACGATCACGTATGTGCTGGCAGGGGAAGTGGAGCACGGAGACTCGCTCGGCAACCGCGGCGTCATCGGCACAGGCGACGTCCAGTGGATGACGGCGGGCAGCGGCATCATTCACCAGGAGATGCCGAAGGGCAACGCTATCGGCCAGATGCACGGCTTTCAACTCTGGGGCAATCTGCCTTCGCACATGAAAATGACTGCTCCGCGCTACCAGGAGATCAAGGCCGAAGAGATCCCCGAAGTGGTCGACAACGATGGGACGCGCGTGAAGGTCGTGTCCGGCGAGTTCTGGGGCAAAAAGGGACCGGTCGAGGGTGTTGCCGCCGAACCTATCTACCTCGATATCTCGCTCGCTCCGGGGCGTGAGCGCAGCATTCCCGTGGAGACACTGCGCAATGCCTTCGCCTATGTCTTCGCCGGCAAAGCGCAGTTCCGAGGCGCATCCGATCCCCAGGCAGTGCTCACCGAATATGTAGGCCGCGAAGACGAAGGCCCTGTAGCCGGCAACCGCTCACTGGTGATCTTCGACCGTGGTGACGAAATCCGCGTCCGGGCCGGCGAAGAAGGCGCACGCTTCCTGCTCGTCTCGGGCAAGCCGCTTGAGGAGCCGGTGGCATGGCGCGGACCGATCGTGATGAACACGCAGGAGGAACTGCGGCAGGCCTTCCACGAACTGCACACGGGCGAGTTCCTGAAGACCGGGAAGTAA
- a CDS encoding MarR family winged helix-turn-helix transcriptional regulator, with protein MATKKIEGTHVFLVLWKSYRALSRVAEESMERVGLCSSDFRVLEALLHKGPLPVNVIGEKVELTTGSITTAVDRMESKGLVMRRLHEEDKRVRLVELTAKGRKLIEKAFAEHAADMEQAAGILSREERTTLVSLLKKLGLSAGTHDAK; from the coding sequence ATGGCTACAAAAAAGATCGAAGGAACACACGTCTTCCTCGTCCTGTGGAAGAGCTATCGCGCACTGTCGCGCGTAGCAGAAGAAAGCATGGAGCGTGTAGGCCTGTGCAGCTCGGACTTCCGCGTTCTTGAGGCCCTGCTGCACAAAGGGCCACTGCCGGTCAATGTAATCGGAGAAAAGGTCGAGCTGACAACAGGATCGATCACCACGGCGGTGGACCGCATGGAATCCAAAGGCCTGGTGATGCGGCGTCTGCACGAAGAAGATAAGCGCGTGCGGCTGGTAGAACTCACAGCAAAGGGCCGGAAGCTCATCGAGAAGGCGTTTGCCGAGCATGCCGCGGATATGGAACAGGCGGCCGGCATACTTTCCCGCGAAGAAAGGACAACCTTGGTGAGCTTGTTGAAGAAGCTGGGACTGAGCGCGGGAACGCATGATGCGAAGTAG
- a CDS encoding DegT/DnrJ/EryC1/StrS family aminotransferase, with the protein MDFIDLKTQYRRLKPAVDARIQAVLDHGQYILGPEVRELEERLAARLGVKHAISCSSGTDALLLALMALGIGPGDEVITAPFTFFATGEMIALLGAVPVFVDIDPVTYNLDPAKMEAALSPRTRAIMPVSLYGQPADMDAINAIADAHHLPVIEDAAQSFGALYKGRHSCNLSTIGCTSFFPSKPLGAYGDGGACFTNDDALATAMLELRNHGQQSRYHHTRIGINGRMDTLQAAILLAKLEIFDDELIARNEVADRYTALLRDVLPTPEVVSHSTSAWAQYTVEVDDRPAIEAALREAGIPTAVHYPEALHLQPVFADLSRERGYAAGSFPVSERAAARVLSLPMHPYQSPEDAGRVTQALEYALKSAKSR; encoded by the coding sequence ATGGACTTCATCGATCTCAAGACGCAGTACCGCCGTCTCAAGCCTGCTGTCGATGCCCGTATCCAGGCTGTTCTCGATCACGGCCAATATATTCTCGGCCCAGAAGTGCGTGAGCTGGAAGAGCGCCTCGCCGCACGCCTCGGTGTAAAGCATGCTATCTCCTGCTCGAGCGGCACGGATGCGCTGCTGCTGGCCTTGATGGCGCTCGGTATCGGCCCGGGCGATGAAGTCATCACTGCACCCTTCACCTTTTTTGCTACCGGTGAAATGATCGCGCTGCTCGGTGCCGTACCTGTTTTTGTGGACATCGACCCGGTGACATATAACCTCGACCCCGCGAAGATGGAGGCTGCGCTCTCGCCGCGCACTCGCGCCATCATGCCGGTAAGCCTCTACGGCCAGCCCGCAGATATGGATGCGATCAATGCGATAGCCGATGCGCACCATCTGCCGGTGATCGAAGATGCAGCGCAGAGCTTCGGAGCGCTCTATAAGGGACGCCACTCCTGCAATCTCTCCACCATCGGCTGTACCAGCTTTTTCCCTTCCAAGCCGCTCGGCGCCTATGGGGATGGAGGAGCCTGCTTCACCAACGATGACGCATTGGCCACGGCCATGCTCGAGCTGCGTAATCATGGCCAGCAGAGCCGTTATCATCACACGCGCATCGGCATTAATGGACGCATGGATACGCTGCAGGCTGCGATCCTGCTCGCCAAGCTGGAGATTTTCGACGATGAGTTGATTGCCCGCAACGAGGTGGCTGACCGCTATACGGCGCTGCTGCGCGACGTGCTGCCGACTCCGGAGGTCGTATCGCACTCGACCAGCGCGTGGGCGCAGTATACGGTCGAAGTGGACGATCGCCCTGCGATTGAGGCGGCTTTGCGCGAGGCAGGCATTCCCACCGCGGTTCACTATCCCGAAGCATTGCATCTGCAGCCGGTCTTCGCCGACCTGAGCCGCGAGCGTGGCTATGCCGCGGGCAGCTTCCCGGTCTCCGAGCGTGCCGCGGCTCGCGTGCTGAGCCTGCCCATGCATCCCTACCAGTCGCCCGAAGACGCAGGCCGCGTGACGCAGGCGCTCGAGTACGCACTCAAGTCTGCAAAAAGCCGGTAA